The following are encoded together in the uncultured Sphaerochaeta sp. genome:
- the mscL gene encoding large-conductance mechanosensitive channel protein MscL: MAEKVGMIAEFKKFITRGNVIDMAVGIIIGTAFKEIINSLVKEILMPLIGLFLGGVSFVDLKIVIAEATEQTTEVAIMYGIFIQRIIDFLIIAFVVFMMVRTINRIRERIEARKKAEAAAEAEAAPPAPTPVDIVLLTEIRDLLKK, encoded by the coding sequence ATGGCTGAGAAAGTAGGTATGATTGCTGAATTCAAGAAATTCATCACCAGGGGAAATGTAATTGATATGGCCGTCGGTATCATTATTGGTACTGCATTCAAGGAAATCATCAACTCCCTGGTAAAAGAGATCCTGATGCCCTTGATCGGGCTCTTCTTGGGTGGGGTAAGTTTCGTTGATCTGAAAATTGTCATTGCTGAGGCCACAGAGCAAACCACAGAGGTTGCCATCATGTATGGGATTTTCATCCAGAGGATCATCGACTTCCTCATCATCGCGTTTGTGGTATTCATGATGGTTAGGACAATCAACAGAATCCGTGAACGAATTGAGGCAAGGAAAAAAGCTGAAGCAGCAGCAGAGGCAGAGGCAGCACCTCCTGCTCCAACCCCTGTTGATATCGTTTTGCTGACTGAAATCAGGGACCTGTTGAAGAAGTAA
- a CDS encoding ABC transporter substrate-binding protein translates to MKKSLFVCFILVALLASPLFAQGGGEVSSPKIGFMGPMSGDYANYGVLSNNSTMLAVEQFNAKGGFGGKVPVVLVTEDSEGNVEKGLSAIEKLSSVDNIAGLVGPVFTGVSFAVGERVQSEGIVMISPSATHADITSIGDYVFRTVVSDGLQGEVAGNYFYGELGYRNIAVLYAKNDYSQGLYEGMTAAFEAAGGKVTIAESFQVGDKDFKTQLTKIRSANPEAIYIPNYTAEMAQILEQASQLGMGTPFLSCDGFSNPEIYDLAGEFTDGVIYVGPAKVKESPAYSDFVAQYEAKFGVGPDSFATNAYDGANILLQAMDKVYKATGKFDRSAIRDAVAATKDYAGVSGTINFAENGDLVAYQGLYKVNGTTPEYLGSYTVVDGALTQVD, encoded by the coding sequence ATGAAGAAAAGCCTGTTTGTCTGTTTTATTCTGGTGGCTTTGCTGGCTTCCCCCTTGTTTGCACAGGGTGGTGGAGAAGTATCCAGCCCAAAAATCGGTTTCATGGGGCCAATGAGTGGTGACTATGCCAACTATGGCGTGCTTAGCAACAACTCTACCATGCTTGCAGTGGAACAGTTCAATGCAAAGGGTGGATTTGGTGGCAAGGTACCTGTGGTGCTCGTTACTGAAGATTCCGAGGGTAACGTTGAGAAGGGCCTTTCTGCAATTGAGAAACTCTCCTCTGTTGATAATATTGCTGGACTTGTCGGTCCTGTATTCACCGGTGTAAGTTTTGCTGTTGGTGAACGTGTACAGAGTGAAGGCATCGTTATGATCAGTCCCTCTGCAACACACGCTGATATCACCAGCATTGGTGATTATGTATTCCGCACCGTTGTATCCGACGGTTTGCAGGGTGAGGTTGCTGGCAACTATTTCTATGGTGAACTTGGCTATCGCAATATTGCTGTCCTGTATGCAAAGAATGACTACAGCCAGGGTTTGTATGAAGGCATGACTGCTGCATTCGAGGCAGCAGGTGGAAAGGTAACTATTGCGGAATCCTTCCAGGTCGGCGACAAGGACTTCAAGACCCAGCTAACCAAGATTCGCAGTGCCAATCCTGAAGCAATCTACATCCCCAACTACACCGCTGAAATGGCTCAGATTCTCGAGCAGGCCAGTCAGTTGGGAATGGGTACTCCTTTCCTCTCCTGTGATGGATTCTCCAACCCTGAGATCTACGACCTTGCTGGTGAATTCACCGATGGCGTAATCTATGTTGGTCCTGCAAAGGTCAAGGAAAGTCCTGCATACAGTGATTTCGTTGCACAGTATGAAGCCAAGTTTGGTGTTGGTCCTGATAGTTTTGCAACCAACGCCTACGATGGTGCAAACATCCTGCTCCAGGCAATGGACAAGGTGTACAAGGCTACTGGTAAGTTTGACCGCTCTGCCATCCGTGATGCGGTTGCGGCTACCAAGGACTATGCTGGTGTCTCCGGTACCATCAACTTTGCAGAGAATGGTGACTTGGTTGCATACCAGGGACTTTACAAGGTCAACGGGACAACTCCTGAATACCTCGGTTCCTATACCGTCGTTGATGGAGCCCTTACCCAGGTGGACTAA
- a CDS encoding branched-chain amino acid ABC transporter permease gives MGIAEFFQHLMNGLTLGGIYALIALGYTMVYGILKFINFAHGDILMAGAYIGLFVFDGLRGDAPLGTWTLIAFFLAMLISMGFSAVLGMSIERIAYKPLRGATRLAPLLSAIGVSFILSNSAAWAFGTHSRKFNYPFDNTPVHIGDVVITPHQILILSVSLIMMIILKLFVDKTRMGKAMRATSLDQGTAMLMGINVNKVISMTFAIGSALAAVGGILIALDFKVYATMGTMTGLKAFVAAVVGGIGNISGAMFGGILLGVLETFGVAIFGIPTGLKDTIAFGVLILILLIKPEGLFGKVEKEKV, from the coding sequence GTGGGAATTGCCGAATTCTTTCAACATTTGATGAATGGCCTGACCTTGGGGGGCATCTATGCCCTGATAGCCCTAGGGTACACCATGGTGTACGGCATTCTGAAATTTATCAATTTCGCCCATGGTGACATATTAATGGCTGGGGCATATATTGGTCTGTTTGTGTTTGATGGACTGAGGGGGGATGCCCCGCTCGGAACTTGGACACTGATAGCCTTTTTCCTTGCCATGCTTATCAGTATGGGGTTCAGTGCCGTACTTGGTATGTCCATTGAGCGTATTGCGTATAAACCACTACGGGGAGCAACCAGACTTGCCCCGCTTCTCAGTGCTATTGGTGTTTCATTCATTCTCTCCAACAGTGCTGCATGGGCCTTTGGCACACACTCCAGGAAATTCAACTATCCCTTCGACAATACTCCAGTTCATATTGGGGATGTTGTTATTACGCCTCACCAGATTCTTATCTTGAGTGTTTCCTTGATTATGATGATCATTCTCAAGCTTTTCGTTGATAAGACCAGGATGGGGAAGGCCATGCGCGCAACCAGCTTGGATCAGGGAACAGCTATGTTGATGGGAATCAATGTTAACAAGGTCATCAGTATGACATTCGCAATCGGGAGTGCATTGGCCGCAGTTGGTGGTATCTTGATCGCTCTGGACTTCAAGGTCTACGCTACGATGGGCACCATGACAGGGCTTAAAGCCTTTGTTGCTGCTGTTGTTGGCGGAATCGGGAACATCAGCGGAGCCATGTTCGGAGGAATCTTGCTCGGTGTATTGGAAACCTTTGGTGTTGCCATCTTTGGTATTCCTACCGGTCTGAAGGATACCATTGCCTTTGGTGTATTGATTCTCATTCTCTTGATCAAGCCGGAAGGGCTGTTCGGCAAGGTCGAAAAGGAGAAGGTGTAA
- a CDS encoding branched-chain amino acid ABC transporter permease — MLNFFLLILIYSGIYALMAIGQNVITGYGGMLSLTQAGFFAIGSYATAILTTQAGWSFWATLPVAFVVSALFGLLIGLPTLRLKGDYLAIATLGFGEIVRNVLNNWDSLTNGPMGIQRIPMPAILGFTINPYKKYAFLVMVIVFVIIAYILFQRLARSRMGRALAAVREDEIAAQSMGINITKYKVYAFILGASVAGIAGSLQAAFTLSVTPGTYTFMVSVMVLCMVVLGGMGNFKASILGAFLIQFISYFPQLTGLSSVIPPQFKQILFGLILVVMMIWRPQGILGRESTRYRKRAASTTGGEQ; from the coding sequence ATGCTTAACTTTTTTCTACTGATATTGATTTACTCAGGCATCTATGCCCTTATGGCAATCGGACAGAATGTCATTACCGGTTATGGAGGCATGCTCAGCCTAACGCAGGCAGGTTTCTTTGCCATAGGCTCCTATGCAACGGCAATTCTCACCACCCAAGCAGGATGGTCCTTTTGGGCAACACTTCCTGTAGCGTTTGTAGTGAGTGCCCTTTTTGGTCTGCTGATCGGATTACCGACTCTCAGACTCAAGGGTGACTATCTGGCTATTGCTACCCTGGGATTTGGTGAAATTGTACGCAACGTATTGAACAACTGGGACTCACTGACCAATGGTCCGATGGGTATCCAAAGAATTCCCATGCCCGCCATTTTGGGATTCACCATCAATCCGTATAAAAAGTATGCCTTCCTGGTGATGGTGATTGTGTTCGTCATTATTGCCTACATTCTTTTCCAGCGTTTGGCTCGCTCGAGAATGGGTCGTGCTCTGGCTGCAGTCAGGGAAGATGAGATTGCCGCCCAATCCATGGGTATCAACATCACGAAGTACAAGGTCTATGCCTTTATTCTTGGCGCTTCGGTAGCTGGTATTGCTGGTTCCTTGCAGGCAGCGTTCACCCTCTCTGTCACCCCTGGAACCTATACCTTCATGGTTTCGGTCATGGTACTTTGTATGGTGGTTCTCGGTGGTATGGGCAACTTCAAGGCTTCAATCCTGGGTGCTTTCCTCATCCAGTTCATCAGCTATTTCCCTCAGCTCACCGGACTGTCCAGTGTCATTCCACCCCAGTTCAAGCAGATCCTGTTTGGTTTGATCCTGGTTGTTATGATGATCTGGAGACCACAGGGGATTCTTGGAAGAGAATCAACCAGGTATCGTAAGCGTGCTGCATCCACCACAGGAGGTGAACAATGA
- a CDS encoding ABC transporter ATP-binding protein gives MILLETEALTRAYGGVVAVNKVDFEVESGLITGLIGPNGAGKTTLFNNMTGLDIPTSGKVWFNNKEITGYPAHKICRMGIARTFQNIRLFKELTVVENVMIGRHFKTGKSETKGRFLNAVKSYVKLREEEEEIYEKALDWLDFFDMGASKNELAKNLPYGKQRELEIARALATDPKLLFLDEPAAGMNPQETDHLMSTIRKIRDLGITVVLIEHDMKLVMNICDTITVLNYGQKLAQGTPHEIKKNPSVIEAYLGKEEE, from the coding sequence ATGATTCTGTTGGAAACAGAAGCTCTTACCAGAGCTTACGGAGGCGTTGTTGCCGTAAATAAAGTTGATTTTGAGGTGGAAAGTGGGCTGATCACCGGTCTCATCGGACCCAATGGGGCTGGAAAGACCACCCTGTTCAACAATATGACCGGTCTTGATATTCCTACCTCAGGAAAGGTTTGGTTCAATAATAAGGAGATCACCGGGTATCCTGCTCATAAAATATGTAGGATGGGTATTGCACGTACCTTCCAGAATATCCGCCTCTTCAAGGAACTCACCGTTGTTGAGAATGTCATGATTGGAAGACATTTCAAGACCGGGAAAAGTGAGACCAAGGGACGTTTTCTCAACGCTGTCAAGAGCTATGTAAAGTTGAGGGAAGAGGAAGAAGAGATCTATGAAAAAGCGTTGGACTGGCTCGATTTCTTCGATATGGGTGCTTCCAAGAATGAGCTTGCAAAGAATCTTCCCTATGGAAAACAACGTGAACTTGAGATTGCTCGCGCGCTTGCTACCGACCCAAAGCTGCTTTTCTTGGATGAACCAGCAGCCGGCATGAACCCACAGGAGACTGACCATCTGATGTCCACCATCAGAAAAATCAGGGACTTGGGAATTACGGTTGTTCTGATCGAGCATGACATGAAACTGGTGATGAACATCTGTGATACCATCACTGTCCTCAATTATGGGCAGAAACTTGCCCAGGGGACTCCCCATGAGATCAAGAAAAACCCGAGTGTCATCGAGGCCTATCTCGGTAAGGAAGAAGAATGA